The following are encoded in a window of Perca fluviatilis chromosome 21, GENO_Pfluv_1.0, whole genome shotgun sequence genomic DNA:
- the LOC120551137 gene encoding WD repeat domain phosphoinositide-interacting protein 1-like isoform X2 produces the protein MESQESQDAPDGPGVDRAFICASFNQDTTSLSVGTKTGYQLFSVTAVDKLDCIHEGECPDVYIVERLFSSSLVVVVSLSMPRRMNVYHFKKGTEICNYSYSNNILSVRLNRQRLVVCLEESVYIHNIKDMKLLKTLLNTPINPTGLCALSVNHSNSYLAYPGSATIGEITVYDANNLSTLTLIQAHDSPLAALTFNASGTKLASASEKGTVIRVFSVPEGQRLFEFRRGMKRYVSISSLSFSVDAQFLCASSNTETVHIFKLEQHSPSQDEESPTWSAYVGKMFTAASTYLPTQVSDMMHQDRAFATVRLNMFGLKNICALATIQKLPRLLVASSDGCLYIYNVDPQDGGECALVQKHRLFDSSEEQVEQKEEENPEDVAQQQASQSYAATVALPSTPPSSTTLMGYSEDGGAQKGEVFPEHEFAEGPVCLDDENEFPPFGNQSN, from the exons ATGGAGTCCCAGGAGTCCCAGGACGCACCGGACGGTCCCGGAGTGGACCGAGCCTTCATCTGTGCCTCGTTTAACCAGGACACCAC TTCTCTGTCAGTGGGCACCAAGACCGGCTACCAGCTCTTCTCTGTCACTGCTGTGGACAAACTGGACTGCATCCACGAGGGAG AGTGTCCAGATGTGTATATAGTGGAGCGACTGTTCTCCAGCAGCTTGGTGGTGGTGGTCAGTCTGTCCATGCCACGGCGAATGAACGTCTACCACTTTAAGAAAGGTACAGAGATTTGTAACTACAGCTACTCCAACAACATCCTCTCCGTCAGGCTcaacagacag CGGCTGGTGGTGTGCCTGGAGGAGTCGGTCTACATCCACAATATCAAAGACATGAAACTACTCAAAACCCTGCTCAACACACCCATCAACCCAACGG GTCTTTGCGCTCTCTCCGTCAACCACAGTAACTCCTACCTGGCGTACCCTGGCAGCGCAACCATCGGAGAGATCACTGTCTACGATGCCAACAACCTG AGCACTCTGACGCTGATCCAAGCCCACGACAGTCCTCTGGCGGCCCTCACCTTCAATGCCTCTGGCACCAAACTGGCCAGTGCATCAGAGAAA GGCACCGTTATCAGAGTCTTCAGCGTTCCTGAAGGACAGAGACTGTTTGAATTTCGCCGAGGGATGAAAAG atatGTTAGCATCAGTTCGTTGTCCTTCAGTGTGGACGCCCAGTTCCTGTGTGCCTCCAGCAACACTGAGACAGTCCATATCTTTAAACTGGAGCAGCACAGCCCAAG TCAAGATGAGGAGTCTCCCACATGGTCAGCATATGTGGGCAAAATGTTCACAGCAGCCAGCACCTACTTGCCCACCCAGGTGTCCGACATGATGCATCAGGACAGAGCCTTCGCCACAGTGCGACTCAACATGTTCGGCCTGAAGAACATCTGCGCCCTGGCCAC GATTCAGAAGCTCCCTCGCCTGCTGGTGGCGTCCTCAGACGGGTGTCTCTACATTTATAATGTGGATCCACAGGATGGAGGAGAGTGCGCCTTAGTCCAAAAACACAG GTTGTTTGACTCCAGCGAGGAGCAGGTAGAACAGAAGGAAGAGGAGAATCCAGAGGATGTTGCTCAACAACAAGCCAGCCAATCATACGCTGCCACTGTGGCTCTCCCTTCAACCCCACCCTCCTCCACCACTCTTATGG GTTACTCTGAGGATGGTGGAGCCCAGAAGGGTGAGGTTTTCCCAGAGCACGAGTTCGCTGAGGGCCCGGTCTGTCTGGATGACGAGAATGAGTTCCCTCCATTTGGCAATCAGAGTAACTGA
- the LOC120551137 gene encoding WD repeat domain phosphoinositide-interacting protein 1-like isoform X1 → MESQESQDAPDGPGVDRAFICASFNQDTTSLSVGTKTGYQLFSVTAVDKLDCIHEGVECPDVYIVERLFSSSLVVVVSLSMPRRMNVYHFKKGTEICNYSYSNNILSVRLNRQRLVVCLEESVYIHNIKDMKLLKTLLNTPINPTGLCALSVNHSNSYLAYPGSATIGEITVYDANNLSTLTLIQAHDSPLAALTFNASGTKLASASEKGTVIRVFSVPEGQRLFEFRRGMKRYVSISSLSFSVDAQFLCASSNTETVHIFKLEQHSPSQDEESPTWSAYVGKMFTAASTYLPTQVSDMMHQDRAFATVRLNMFGLKNICALATIQKLPRLLVASSDGCLYIYNVDPQDGGECALVQKHRLFDSSEEQVEQKEEENPEDVAQQQASQSYAATVALPSTPPSSTTLMGYSEDGGAQKGEVFPEHEFAEGPVCLDDENEFPPFGNQSN, encoded by the exons ATGGAGTCCCAGGAGTCCCAGGACGCACCGGACGGTCCCGGAGTGGACCGAGCCTTCATCTGTGCCTCGTTTAACCAGGACACCAC TTCTCTGTCAGTGGGCACCAAGACCGGCTACCAGCTCTTCTCTGTCACTGCTGTGGACAAACTGGACTGCATCCACGAGGGAG TAGAGTGTCCAGATGTGTATATAGTGGAGCGACTGTTCTCCAGCAGCTTGGTGGTGGTGGTCAGTCTGTCCATGCCACGGCGAATGAACGTCTACCACTTTAAGAAAGGTACAGAGATTTGTAACTACAGCTACTCCAACAACATCCTCTCCGTCAGGCTcaacagacag CGGCTGGTGGTGTGCCTGGAGGAGTCGGTCTACATCCACAATATCAAAGACATGAAACTACTCAAAACCCTGCTCAACACACCCATCAACCCAACGG GTCTTTGCGCTCTCTCCGTCAACCACAGTAACTCCTACCTGGCGTACCCTGGCAGCGCAACCATCGGAGAGATCACTGTCTACGATGCCAACAACCTG AGCACTCTGACGCTGATCCAAGCCCACGACAGTCCTCTGGCGGCCCTCACCTTCAATGCCTCTGGCACCAAACTGGCCAGTGCATCAGAGAAA GGCACCGTTATCAGAGTCTTCAGCGTTCCTGAAGGACAGAGACTGTTTGAATTTCGCCGAGGGATGAAAAG atatGTTAGCATCAGTTCGTTGTCCTTCAGTGTGGACGCCCAGTTCCTGTGTGCCTCCAGCAACACTGAGACAGTCCATATCTTTAAACTGGAGCAGCACAGCCCAAG TCAAGATGAGGAGTCTCCCACATGGTCAGCATATGTGGGCAAAATGTTCACAGCAGCCAGCACCTACTTGCCCACCCAGGTGTCCGACATGATGCATCAGGACAGAGCCTTCGCCACAGTGCGACTCAACATGTTCGGCCTGAAGAACATCTGCGCCCTGGCCAC GATTCAGAAGCTCCCTCGCCTGCTGGTGGCGTCCTCAGACGGGTGTCTCTACATTTATAATGTGGATCCACAGGATGGAGGAGAGTGCGCCTTAGTCCAAAAACACAG GTTGTTTGACTCCAGCGAGGAGCAGGTAGAACAGAAGGAAGAGGAGAATCCAGAGGATGTTGCTCAACAACAAGCCAGCCAATCATACGCTGCCACTGTGGCTCTCCCTTCAACCCCACCCTCCTCCACCACTCTTATGG GTTACTCTGAGGATGGTGGAGCCCAGAAGGGTGAGGTTTTCCCAGAGCACGAGTTCGCTGAGGGCCCGGTCTGTCTGGATGACGAGAATGAGTTCCCTCCATTTGGCAATCAGAGTAACTGA